The following are encoded together in the Desulfococcus multivorans genome:
- a CDS encoding leucyl aminopeptidase — translation MLELKVVNPKKDPLKTLIIPVCEDTDIHDNRSVGLLVKKAMALEEFNGKIEEEVVFHHPAEVSADRVIFMGAGPKATADTEVFRALTGRAVNRCITRGLDDVLLAVPSAAKCGLDAADLLEAMMEGAFLGNYRFDQYKSEKKQIPLKKIGFWAKAQDVRRFSRLPTRVTAACRGTLQAREWVSVPAVDKRPDAYAESIAALARAEGLDAVIWDEKILAENGFGALLAVGQGSHAAPRLVFLEYRTEGAEKTVCLVGKGVTFDSGGLNLKIGGAMEGMKMDMAGSAAVAATLISVARLKPKLNVVGVLPLVENMPSGKAIRPGDIIHTYSGKTVEVGNTDAEGRLILADAIAYAVEVYKPHILIDMATLTGACVVALGEKIAAVFTEEDALAEAIIASGRRTFERCWRMPMPEDYKELLKSDFADISNMSSSKWGGAITAALFLSAFVKDTQWVHIDIAGPAYAKKSGAYCTPGGTGFGVRLLLDLLEKL, via the coding sequence GTGCTGGAACTCAAAGTGGTCAATCCCAAGAAAGACCCCCTTAAAACCCTCATCATTCCGGTGTGTGAAGACACCGATATCCATGACAACCGAAGCGTTGGCCTGCTGGTGAAAAAAGCGATGGCTCTGGAAGAGTTCAACGGTAAAATCGAAGAGGAAGTGGTTTTTCATCATCCTGCGGAGGTGTCGGCAGACCGCGTAATTTTCATGGGGGCGGGACCGAAGGCCACCGCGGATACCGAGGTGTTTCGCGCTTTGACCGGCCGAGCGGTCAACAGATGCATCACTCGAGGGCTTGACGACGTTTTGCTGGCCGTTCCTTCGGCGGCCAAATGCGGTCTGGACGCCGCCGACCTGCTTGAGGCAATGATGGAGGGCGCTTTTCTGGGCAACTATCGTTTTGACCAATACAAGAGCGAGAAAAAACAGATCCCCTTGAAAAAGATCGGATTCTGGGCCAAGGCTCAGGATGTCAGACGCTTTTCAAGGCTTCCGACCCGGGTGACGGCGGCCTGCAGGGGTACCCTCCAGGCGCGGGAATGGGTTTCCGTTCCCGCCGTCGATAAGCGACCGGATGCCTATGCTGAATCGATTGCCGCTCTTGCCCGGGCAGAAGGGCTTGATGCCGTGATATGGGATGAAAAGATCCTTGCGGAAAATGGATTTGGTGCTCTTCTGGCCGTCGGGCAAGGGAGTCATGCCGCACCCCGGCTGGTGTTCCTCGAATATCGGACCGAAGGCGCCGAAAAGACCGTCTGTCTCGTGGGCAAGGGGGTTACGTTTGATTCCGGCGGTCTGAATCTGAAGATCGGAGGGGCCATGGAAGGTATGAAGATGGACATGGCCGGTTCAGCCGCAGTGGCGGCGACGCTCATCAGCGTGGCCAGGCTCAAACCGAAGCTCAACGTGGTGGGGGTGCTGCCCCTGGTCGAAAATATGCCTTCAGGTAAAGCGATCAGACCCGGGGATATCATCCATACATACTCCGGCAAGACGGTGGAGGTCGGCAATACGGATGCCGAGGGGCGGCTCATTCTGGCCGATGCCATCGCCTATGCCGTCGAGGTTTACAAGCCCCATATCCTCATTGACATGGCGACCCTGACCGGTGCCTGCGTAGTGGCCCTTGGAGAAAAAATTGCAGCGGTTTTTACAGAGGAGGACGCCCTGGCCGAGGCGATTATCGCATCGGGAAGGCGCACCTTCGAACGATGCTGGCGAATGCCCATGCCCGAGGATTACAAGGAACTGCTCAAAAGCGATTTTGCCGACATCAGCAATATGAGCAGCTCCAAGTGGGGAGGCGCCATTACGGCTGCCCTGTTTTTGTCGGCATTTGTAAAAGATACCCAATGGGTCCATATCGATATCGCCGGTCCCGCCTATGCCAAGAAAAGCGGCGCCTATTGTACCCCCGGGGGAACGGGGTTCGGTGTTCGACTCCTGCTGGACCTCCTGGAAAAATTGTGA
- a CDS encoding DNA integrity scanning protein DisA nucleotide-binding domain protein, protein MKKDSVQNQCIFHVFDGLREGLSHFSPPSRVALIYAIHADDPIRIYDPQLLLHGHEPKLKELYLDSHAWRKADFDLTKMKKFEVQHEENLQLAGLISFGGRSRSIAYQMWFTEHHPDMCSTGPTERWLEHAVWLLSQDMANADAPCIGTSGYVLREYAGHAVRDYIVDKRISLIGWDTHIRVYPTLDAVLGISETFEEGVWPRGILAFVEPCAVEEIRFIARFPELERPQLKNYKHVRKLLLSVQNSIRRLVSDGKSIIGIAVGKMPRGCIIADFRSGHGFLRLNGDLICSFFDGRFHSSTRKAKLVQVEEILLEWQNESNDGNDLFKIISNIVHNAQEERYGCTIVIDLNPAPINISGQHLEHPLDLRRESQLALAKALARVDGALHIGKDLHLHGFACLLDGYAVPGEDRSRGARYNSALRFTNHHDHIMAVVVSADRPVSVIQGGVELTARCEWKPLYGYIATPPTLDTYIRRSE, encoded by the coding sequence ATGAAAAAGGACTCTGTTCAAAATCAGTGCATTTTTCATGTATTTGACGGTCTGCGTGAGGGACTCTCCCATTTTTCACCGCCGAGTCGGGTGGCCCTGATTTATGCCATTCATGCCGATGATCCCATTCGCATCTATGATCCGCAGCTGCTTTTGCACGGTCACGAACCCAAGCTGAAAGAGCTTTACCTGGACAGCCATGCCTGGCGAAAAGCTGATTTCGACTTGACTAAAATGAAGAAATTCGAGGTGCAACACGAGGAAAACCTTCAATTGGCCGGCCTCATCTCTTTCGGCGGCAGGTCCCGATCAATCGCCTATCAGATGTGGTTCACGGAGCACCATCCGGACATGTGCTCCACGGGTCCGACAGAGCGATGGCTTGAGCATGCCGTCTGGCTGCTTTCCCAGGACATGGCCAATGCGGACGCCCCGTGCATCGGCACGTCGGGATACGTTCTTCGTGAATATGCCGGCCACGCCGTCAGGGACTACATCGTCGACAAACGGATCTCCCTCATCGGGTGGGATACCCACATTCGGGTCTATCCGACCCTCGACGCCGTGCTGGGGATCTCCGAAACCTTCGAAGAGGGCGTCTGGCCCAGGGGCATTCTCGCCTTTGTAGAACCCTGCGCCGTTGAAGAGATCCGCTTCATCGCCCGATTTCCCGAGTTGGAGCGCCCTCAACTCAAAAACTATAAGCACGTCCGGAAACTGCTCTTATCTGTGCAGAACTCCATAAGACGGCTTGTTTCCGACGGCAAGAGCATCATCGGCATCGCCGTGGGAAAGATGCCCCGGGGATGTATTATCGCCGATTTCCGGTCCGGCCATGGTTTTCTCCGCCTGAACGGTGATTTGATCTGCAGCTTTTTCGATGGGAGGTTCCATTCCTCGACCCGGAAAGCAAAGCTGGTGCAGGTCGAGGAAATATTGCTGGAGTGGCAGAACGAATCGAATGACGGCAACGACTTGTTCAAAATCATCTCAAACATCGTCCACAACGCTCAGGAAGAGCGGTATGGGTGCACCATCGTCATCGATCTCAACCCCGCCCCCATCAATATCTCCGGCCAGCACCTGGAACATCCCCTCGACCTGAGGCGGGAATCCCAACTGGCGTTGGCCAAAGCTCTGGCTCGTGTGGACGGCGCCCTTCACATCGGCAAAGACCTTCACCTCCACGGATTTGCCTGTCTTCTGGATGGTTATGCCGTACCGGGTGAAGACCGATCAAGGGGCGCCCGTTACAATTCGGCCCTCAGATTTACCAATCACCACGACCATATCATGGCCGTAGTGGTTTCGGCGGATCGACCCGTTTCCGTCATTCAGGGCGGTGTCGAGCTCACGGCGAGATGCGAATGGAAACCGCTCTATGGTTATATCGCTACGCCGCCCACTCTCGACACCTACATCCGGCGGTCGGAGTAA
- a CDS encoding protein-L-isoaspartate(D-aspartate) O-methyltransferase, translated as MEKEISKYLRRREEMVKRQIEARGVSDPRVLDAMRRVPRHLFVSEALEDQAYGDFPLPIGDGQTISQPYIVAEMTQALKVGEKDRVLEIGTGSGYQAAVLAQIVYRVYTIERIHALYIKTRRLFDNLKYHNIVTRYADGTSGWREESPFDAIIVTAGAPIVPQPLIDQLTPGGRLVIPVGDQYIQDLVRIEKDERGVHQTSLGGCRFVKLVGEYGWKKE; from the coding sequence ATGGAAAAAGAGATATCAAAATACCTTCGTCGTCGCGAGGAGATGGTCAAGCGACAGATTGAAGCGCGAGGTGTGAGCGATCCGCGGGTGCTGGATGCCATGAGGAGGGTTCCAAGACACCTGTTTGTGAGCGAAGCGCTGGAAGATCAGGCTTACGGCGATTTCCCCCTCCCCATCGGCGACGGACAGACCATCTCTCAACCCTACATTGTCGCCGAAATGACACAGGCTCTCAAGGTGGGCGAAAAGGACCGCGTCCTCGAAATCGGAACAGGATCCGGATACCAGGCTGCGGTCCTGGCTCAGATCGTTTACCGTGTCTACACCATTGAGCGGATTCACGCACTCTACATCAAAACCCGCCGGCTGTTCGATAATCTCAAATATCACAACATCGTCACTCGCTATGCCGACGGAACCAGCGGGTGGCGGGAAGAGAGTCCCTTTGACGCAATTATCGTGACTGCGGGTGCACCGATCGTCCCGCAACCGCTGATCGATCAACTGACGCCGGGAGGGCGGCTGGTCATTCCCGTAGGGGATCAGTATATTCAGGATTTGGTTCGGATCGAAAAGGATGAACGCGGCGTTCACCAAACCAGCCTCGGCGGATGCCGCTTCGTCAAACTTGTCGGCGAATATGGTTGGAAAAAGGAATAG
- a CDS encoding ABC transporter substrate-binding protein produces the protein MNRSGWTVIILVGMGWLAALSGASEEQILKLGAERDPVSLDPHAQLSAETLQYAHMVFDPLVRRTADMTFEPRLAERWERISDRAMRFYLKRGVTFHSGNPFTVEDVKWTVHRLMKSPDYNRLFKDLEDVKIIDDQTVDLVTQKPCALILNMAALIFPMDRRFYRGMDENGRYKDAVVTAGPSFAATHASGTGKYHVTMRDPGLKTVFQKFPGYWDDKSLGNIDRIILIPIKNDAARVSALRSGNVDMITPVPPQDYGRIEADENLRLIAITGSRIITLQLNQKRRPEFRNPQVRLAMNWAVNKADIVEKIMKGAATAAGQQGPKGFSGYTPRLTPRFDPAKAKALMKSAGYENGFECTMIAPNNRYVNDAKVAEAVAVMLSRINITVDLKTLPRIHYWDRFDAQTADIQMIGWHPEMEDSANYTENLLMCPDTETGYGRYNSGNYCNAKVDELILASRMETGNARRRVLLQKVEQILYDEAAFIPLHWEKVSWAGKRHLGIEPVVNLQNVAYFGDLMIH, from the coding sequence ATGAACAGATCCGGATGGACAGTGATCATTTTGGTGGGAATGGGGTGGCTGGCAGCGCTCTCGGGGGCATCCGAAGAACAGATCCTGAAGCTTGGTGCCGAAAGAGATCCCGTCTCACTGGACCCTCACGCACAGTTGTCTGCCGAAACCCTTCAGTATGCTCACATGGTCTTTGATCCGCTGGTGCGTCGGACCGCCGACATGACATTCGAGCCGCGTCTGGCGGAACGATGGGAGCGTATCAGCGACAGGGCCATGCGGTTTTATCTGAAGCGGGGCGTGACGTTTCACAGCGGTAATCCGTTTACCGTGGAAGACGTGAAATGGACTGTGCATCGTCTGATGAAAAGCCCGGATTACAATAGGCTTTTCAAGGATCTTGAAGACGTCAAGATCATTGATGACCAAACGGTCGATCTTGTGACGCAAAAACCCTGCGCCCTCATCCTCAACATGGCGGCCTTGATTTTTCCCATGGACCGTCGATTTTACAGGGGGATGGATGAAAACGGACGCTACAAGGATGCCGTTGTTACGGCCGGTCCTTCTTTTGCCGCCACCCACGCTTCCGGAACCGGAAAGTATCACGTCACAATGCGGGATCCGGGTCTAAAAACTGTTTTTCAAAAATTTCCGGGATATTGGGACGACAAATCCCTTGGCAATATCGACAGGATCATCCTGATTCCCATTAAAAACGATGCCGCTCGGGTAAGCGCGCTGAGGTCGGGAAATGTCGATATGATCACGCCGGTGCCGCCCCAGGATTACGGGCGTATCGAGGCGGATGAGAATCTTCGGCTGATTGCGATAACGGGAAGCCGTATCATCACGCTTCAACTGAATCAGAAGCGTCGTCCCGAGTTCAGAAACCCTCAGGTTCGACTGGCCATGAATTGGGCAGTAAACAAAGCGGATATCGTAGAGAAGATCATGAAAGGGGCTGCCACGGCAGCGGGTCAACAAGGGCCCAAAGGCTTTTCGGGATATACCCCGCGCCTGACGCCCCGTTTTGATCCGGCCAAGGCCAAGGCACTGATGAAATCGGCCGGATATGAAAACGGGTTCGAATGTACCATGATCGCTCCCAACAACCGCTACGTCAACGATGCCAAGGTGGCTGAAGCGGTTGCCGTCATGCTTTCCAGAATCAATATCACGGTGGACCTCAAGACGCTGCCCAGGATTCATTACTGGGATCGCTTCGACGCCCAAACCGCTGATATCCAGATGATCGGATGGCATCCGGAAATGGAGGATTCCGCCAATTACACGGAAAACCTCCTGATGTGTCCTGATACGGAAACCGGATATGGCCGCTACAACAGCGGAAATTACTGTAACGCGAAAGTGGATGAGCTCATCCTCGCCTCCCGGATGGAAACCGGCAACGCCCGACGCCGGGTATTGCTCCAGAAGGTCGAGCAGATTCTCTATGACGAGGCGGCCTTTATTCCCCTCCATTGGGAGAAGGTGTCATGGGCCGGAAAACGGCATCTCGGGATCGAGCCTGTTGTGAACCTCCAGAATGTTGCCTATTTCGGAGATCTGATGATCCACTAG
- a CDS encoding 5-formyltetrahydrofolate cyclo-ligase, whose amino-acid sequence MDEIREKKSSIRTDMITMMDALSDDVFRKKTKNLEERLFDFANFIEAKISLLYVNLKHEIPTKRILQWCFEHNKIVVLPAFGKEKRTMTLMKVDDIEKDLKPGPRGVLEPDPERCKRVPVDQVDIAIIPGIAFDEKGGRIGSGMGYYDRLIPKLSVTTRKVALIFEDQVIPQVPMEPHDKYVDIVITDRRIIYKI is encoded by the coding sequence ATGGATGAGATCAGAGAGAAGAAGAGCAGTATCCGGACTGACATGATCACGATGATGGACGCCCTTTCCGATGATGTTTTCAGGAAAAAGACTAAAAACTTGGAGGAAAGGCTTTTCGATTTCGCTAATTTCATAGAAGCCAAGATTTCCCTCCTGTACGTGAACCTCAAGCACGAGATTCCGACGAAGCGGATTTTGCAATGGTGCTTCGAACATAACAAAATAGTTGTTTTGCCCGCTTTTGGCAAAGAAAAGCGAACCATGACGCTGATGAAGGTCGACGATATCGAGAAAGATCTGAAACCGGGTCCTCGTGGTGTGTTGGAGCCGGATCCGGAGAGATGCAAGCGAGTGCCTGTCGATCAGGTTGACATCGCCATCATCCCAGGGATTGCATTTGATGAAAAGGGCGGTCGGATCGGATCGGGAATGGGTTATTACGATCGTCTGATTCCCAAGTTGTCCGTCACAACCCGAAAGGTCGCACTGATTTTTGAAGATCAGGTCATACCCCAGGTCCCCATGGAGCCTCATGATAAATATGTCGATATTGTCATCACTGACCGGCGGATTATTTACAAGATATAG
- a CDS encoding potassium channel family protein: protein MNRTKHLVIVCCLSILMIIAGTLGYMLIEGWDVLDALYMTVITVASVGYSEVQSLSSMGRIYTMVLIFSGLGLFVYVAGAVVQFMVEGQIRETLGRRRLDKKISQLENHYIICGYGRIGRVLCNKLKSKPIDLVVIEKDSELIPVMEADNVLHLSGDATNEMLLLKAGIEHAKGLVAVLATDTENVFLVLTARQLNKNIEIIARAGSDRSAAKLTAAGADRVESPYAMGASNMANRILRPTVTTFLDLAFTHRRKDIQMEEIPVGKASALVGKMLKDSGIRQNYNLIIIAIKKSDGGMLFNPSFEATINSGDTLIAVGESGNLEKLENVLNP from the coding sequence ATGAACAGAACAAAACATCTCGTGATTGTCTGCTGCCTGTCCATCCTCATGATCATTGCGGGCACCCTTGGTTATATGCTGATTGAGGGTTGGGATGTTTTGGACGCTCTTTACATGACGGTTATCACCGTCGCCTCGGTGGGGTATTCGGAAGTCCAGTCGTTAAGTTCCATGGGTCGTATCTATACCATGGTTCTCATCTTCTCAGGACTGGGGCTGTTCGTTTACGTCGCCGGCGCCGTGGTTCAATTCATGGTGGAGGGACAGATTCGTGAAACATTGGGGAGACGAAGATTGGACAAGAAAATCAGCCAACTCGAAAACCACTATATTATCTGCGGGTATGGCCGCATTGGCCGGGTTTTGTGCAACAAACTGAAAAGCAAACCCATAGACCTGGTCGTCATCGAAAAGGATTCGGAGTTGATCCCCGTAATGGAGGCCGACAATGTGCTCCACCTTTCCGGAGACGCAACCAACGAAATGCTGCTGCTGAAAGCCGGTATCGAGCACGCCAAAGGGCTCGTAGCTGTCCTGGCCACGGACACGGAAAACGTTTTCCTGGTTCTGACAGCCCGCCAACTCAACAAGAACATTGAAATCATCGCCAGAGCGGGCAGCGATCGGTCCGCGGCGAAACTTACGGCAGCAGGCGCAGATCGGGTTGAGTCACCATACGCCATGGGGGCGTCAAACATGGCCAATCGGATTCTCAGACCGACGGTGACCACTTTTCTGGATCTGGCCTTTACGCATCGCCGCAAGGATATTCAAATGGAGGAGATTCCCGTCGGAAAGGCATCCGCCCTCGTCGGCAAGATGCTCAAGGATTCGGGCATCCGCCAGAATTACAACCTCATCATTATCGCCATCAAAAAGTCGGACGGCGGCATGCTGTTCAACCCATCCTTCGAAGCGACCATCAACAGCGGGGACACCCTGATCGCCGTAGGCGAATCGGGGAACCTTGAAAAATTGGAAAACGTCCTGAACCCCTGA
- the serS gene encoding serine--tRNA ligase gives MLEIKFVRQNLAEVQKALTTRNDKADLGGFRDADEKRREILQEIEILRHRRNVVSEQIADMKKNGENAESLVTEMRDVSSRIKALDIRLARYDETLQGILMTLPNIPHASVPIGRDESENILLKQVGTPTRFDFTPKAHWDIGENLGILDLERAAKITGARFPLYIGAGARLERALINFMLDIHTTEHGYTETLPPFIVNRAAMTGTGQLPKFEADLFKLENWDYFLIPTAEVPVTNIYGGDILAEEDLPIYHTAYTPCFRSEAGSYGKDTRGLIRQHQFNKVELVKFVHPDHSYTELESLLEHAETILKRLELPYQVITLCTGDLGFSSAKTYDIEVWLPAQNKYREISSCSNFEDFQARRANIRFKQKGRKGTEWIHTLNGSGLAVGRTFAAILENYQQADGSVLIPEALKPYMGGLEKIDHKK, from the coding sequence ATGCTGGAAATCAAGTTTGTGAGACAAAATTTAGCGGAAGTACAAAAAGCGCTGACCACACGGAACGACAAAGCCGACCTCGGTGGTTTTCGTGATGCGGATGAAAAACGACGGGAGATCCTCCAGGAAATCGAGATATTGAGGCATCGAAGAAATGTGGTTTCAGAACAGATCGCCGATATGAAGAAAAATGGTGAAAACGCCGAAAGCCTCGTGACGGAAATGCGGGACGTCTCCTCTCGGATCAAAGCGCTGGACATCCGGTTGGCGCGTTATGATGAAACGCTTCAGGGTATCCTGATGACGCTCCCCAATATACCGCATGCTTCGGTTCCCATTGGACGCGACGAGTCGGAAAATATCCTGTTGAAACAGGTTGGCACTCCCACCCGATTTGATTTCACGCCCAAAGCCCATTGGGATATCGGTGAAAATCTGGGAATCCTCGATTTGGAACGGGCCGCCAAAATCACCGGCGCCAGGTTTCCACTTTATATCGGTGCGGGCGCACGGTTGGAGAGGGCGCTTATCAACTTCATGCTCGATATCCACACCACCGAACACGGATACACGGAAACCCTGCCGCCGTTCATCGTCAACCGCGCCGCCATGACCGGCACCGGTCAACTCCCTAAATTCGAGGCCGATCTTTTCAAGCTGGAAAACTGGGATTATTTTCTGATCCCCACCGCCGAGGTTCCCGTAACCAACATTTACGGCGGCGACATCCTCGCCGAAGAAGACCTCCCGATTTACCACACGGCCTACACCCCGTGCTTCCGCTCCGAGGCCGGTTCCTACGGCAAAGACACCCGAGGATTGATCCGCCAGCACCAGTTCAACAAGGTCGAACTCGTCAAGTTTGTCCATCCCGATCATTCTTATACCGAACTGGAATCCTTGCTCGAACACGCCGAAACCATTCTGAAGCGCCTGGAGTTGCCTTATCAAGTCATCACCCTGTGTACCGGAGATTTGGGATTTTCATCCGCCAAGACCTATGACATCGAGGTCTGGCTTCCGGCTCAAAACAAGTATCGGGAAATCTCGTCCTGCAGCAATTTCGAGGATTTTCAGGCACGACGCGCCAACATCCGGTTCAAGCAAAAGGGCAGGAAAGGAACGGAATGGATTCATACCCTTAACGGTTCGGGCCTTGCCGTTGGGCGGACCTTTGCCGCCATCCTTGAAAACTATCAGCAGGCCGACGGATCAGTGCTTATCCCTGAAGCACTGAAACCCTATATGGGCGGCCTCGAAAAAATAGACCATAAAAAATAG
- the thrC gene encoding threonine synthase, translated as MKPQDFPKEIRSYLIPEKAGRLAYHCLGCGTVHGIDKLLYTCPDCGQVLLIQDEQFDRLRQIPGPLWRRIFDYRRMLKIPALKGIYLYHEFIGSVIPLSDIVYLGEGHTPIVSANNTLQELAGMAFFFKNDGQNPSASFKDRGMASAFSYINYLIKSGKIKNVLAVCASTGDTSAAAALYAAYLKPHVKSAVLLPHKKVTPQQLSQPLGSGARVFEIPGVFDDCMKVVEHLAEHYPVALLNSKNAWRILGQESYSYEIAQDFEYDMAGKVIVVPIGNAGNITAVMSGFLKFYDIGIIDVLPKIIGVQSAHANPVYRYYMEPDPAKRRFVPMAVKPSVAQAAMIGNPVSMPRVIHLAEKYNQIAGEQRVFFVEVTEQEIMDWELTANHNGHIACTHGGESLAGLVRARQTGLVDTDETAVVDSTAHALKFAGFQEMYFENRFPDEFGIHPDPRLMNRPVYMRPDDLEKVPAPGNPIDGEDFEKFVRRVSEEIARTLDLVAL; from the coding sequence TTGAAGCCACAAGACTTTCCGAAAGAAATCCGCTCTTATCTGATTCCCGAAAAAGCAGGCCGGCTCGCCTACCACTGTCTCGGCTGCGGTACGGTGCACGGAATTGACAAGCTGCTCTACACCTGCCCGGATTGCGGCCAGGTGCTGCTCATTCAGGATGAGCAGTTCGATCGGCTCAGACAAATCCCGGGTCCGCTCTGGCGCCGTATTTTCGACTATCGACGGATGCTCAAGATCCCGGCCCTGAAAGGCATCTATCTCTACCACGAATTTATCGGCTCCGTCATTCCCCTGTCGGATATTGTCTACCTGGGCGAAGGGCACACCCCCATCGTTTCAGCCAATAACACGCTGCAGGAGTTGGCGGGCATGGCCTTCTTTTTCAAAAACGACGGCCAGAACCCCAGCGCCTCGTTCAAAGACCGCGGCATGGCCAGCGCTTTCAGCTATATCAACTACCTGATCAAAAGCGGCAAGATCAAGAATGTCCTGGCCGTTTGCGCCTCGACGGGCGACACTTCGGCAGCGGCCGCCCTCTATGCGGCTTATCTCAAGCCCCATGTCAAATCGGCCGTGCTGTTGCCTCACAAGAAGGTCACTCCCCAACAACTCTCCCAACCCCTGGGCAGCGGTGCGCGGGTCTTCGAAATTCCCGGGGTTTTTGACGACTGCATGAAGGTGGTGGAGCACCTCGCCGAACACTACCCGGTAGCGCTTCTCAACTCGAAAAACGCCTGGCGCATACTGGGGCAGGAATCCTATTCCTATGAAATCGCTCAAGACTTCGAGTACGACATGGCCGGAAAGGTGATTGTCGTTCCCATCGGCAACGCCGGAAACATCACCGCCGTCATGAGCGGGTTCCTGAAATTCTACGATATCGGAATTATCGACGTTCTGCCTAAAATCATCGGGGTCCAGTCGGCCCATGCCAATCCCGTCTACCGCTACTACATGGAGCCGGACCCCGCCAAACGTCGATTTGTCCCCATGGCCGTCAAACCCAGCGTCGCCCAGGCCGCCATGATCGGAAACCCCGTCTCCATGCCCAGGGTCATTCATCTGGCGGAAAAATACAACCAAATCGCCGGTGAACAGCGGGTTTTTTTCGTTGAGGTCACCGAGCAGGAGATCATGGATTGGGAGTTGACGGCCAACCATAACGGTCACATCGCCTGCACCCACGGCGGAGAATCCTTAGCCGGACTCGTTCGGGCTCGACAGACGGGATTGGTCGATACTGATGAAACAGCTGTGGTGGACTCCACGGCTCACGCCCTCAAATTCGCTGGTTTTCAGGAAATGTACTTCGAAAATCGGTTCCCCGATGAGTTCGGAATCCATCCTGATCCGAGGCTGATGAACCGACCCGTTTATATGCGGCCGGACGATCTGGAGAAGGTCCCGGCACCGGGAAATCCCATTGACGGCGAGGATTTCGAAAAATTTGTCCGCAGGGTATCCGAGGAGATCGCCAGGACGCTGGATCTTGTCGCATTATGA
- a CDS encoding HAD family hydrolase has product MIEIDVPGYGRLRMAHLVLDYNGTLAVDGRLVDGVDTALNALAGHVGVHVLTADTFGKAEAALEGISCRLAVLPPDRQDEEKLAYVQRLGCEETVCIGNGRNDRRMLAAAVLGIAVILEEGVAVETLTAADVVCTDILSALALLSHPLRLVATLRS; this is encoded by the coding sequence ATGATCGAGATCGATGTTCCCGGATACGGAAGATTGCGGATGGCGCACCTGGTGCTGGATTACAATGGGACCCTTGCCGTTGACGGCCGTTTGGTCGACGGCGTGGACACGGCTCTGAATGCCCTTGCGGGTCATGTCGGTGTCCACGTTCTCACCGCCGACACGTTTGGAAAGGCCGAAGCGGCCCTGGAGGGGATTTCCTGCCGTCTTGCCGTTCTGCCTCCGGACAGGCAGGACGAGGAAAAGTTGGCCTATGTCCAACGACTCGGATGTGAAGAGACCGTCTGCATCGGCAACGGCAGAAATGATCGCCGGATGCTGGCCGCGGCTGTTTTGGGGATCGCCGTCATTCTCGAGGAGGGCGTTGCCGTGGAAACGCTCACGGCTGCGGATGTCGTGTGTACCGATATCCTTTCGGCGTTGGCGCTCCTGTCCCATCCCCTCAGGCTGGTAGCAACCCTGCGATCATAA